One Lycium barbarum isolate Lr01 chromosome 5, ASM1917538v2, whole genome shotgun sequence genomic window carries:
- the LOC132639381 gene encoding uncharacterized protein LOC132639381: MELRVQVTLSQCRRAKRKALALIDGDLNAQYKVLWNYCNEIGRTNPNTSVYMKLVENEVPDKPKRFQRIYICFGGCKEGFKSGCRRIIGIDGCWLKGPMYGTQLLTAVGIDPNNNIFPIAYAVVEKERKESWEWFLNYLKIDLDIDDTSTWTFMSDKQKGLIEAFNEVLPYVSHRFCVRHLHNNFKRAGFGGDSLKNALWKAARATTVEWFDDCMVDIFDLDPEAVDWLKNKPPTEWSKSHFSETVKCDTLLNNICECFNSMILEARDKPIITLLEKLRYLLMSRMQANRDKGAQWNVGDIFPRIKDVLHKNQAKAAEFIPRKSNEWNYEIIGASIMNNWAVDLLNRKCSCRRWDLTGIPCKHAIAAIWAKHDDINSYVDDCYKVETYRKIYAFSIRPMNGQEMWPKSKNIPPLPPRLVRQSTKGKKQKQRRKEPDEVGASRQKMRRKQNKLDCSLCHKPGHNIRTCSLNRVYPDSHDDETTQQGSSFPIVPFAPTKLTVRRGPASEEHMKATQESGVKIFAAIEG, translated from the exons ATGGAGCTAAGAGTCCAGGTGACATTATCACAATGTAGAAGGGCTAAGAGAAAAGCACTTGCATTGATTGATGGAGATCTTAATGCTCAATACAAGGTATTGTGGAACTATTGCAATGAGATTGGTAGGACAAATCCAAATACCTCTGTCTATATGAAATTGGTTGAAAATGAGGTGCCCGACAAGCCTAAGAGATTCCAGCGAATTTACATTTGTTTTGGTGGTTGTAAAGAGGGGTTCAAGAGTGGTTGTCGAAGAATAATTGGGATCGATGGTTGTTGGCTTAAGGGCCCAATGTATGGAACTCAATTGTTAACTGCTGTTGGAATTGATCCAAATAACAATATCTTTCCAATAGCATATGCAGTTGTagagaaggaaagaaaggaatcATGGGAATGGTTTTTGAATTATTTGAAGATTGACTTAGACATTGATGATACTAGTACTTGGACCTTCATGTCGGATAAGCAAAAAGGTTTGATTGAAGCGTTCAATGAGGTATTGCCATATGTTAGTCATCGATTCTGTGTGAGACACCTCCATAACAACTTCAAGAGGGCCGGATTCGGTGGTGACTCACTCAAGAATGCCCTTTGGAAGGCTGCAAGAGCTACGACAGTAGAGTGGTTTGATGATTGCATGGTTGATAtctttgatcttgatccagaAGCTGTTGATTGGCTCAAGAACAAACCACCTACTGAATGGTCTAAATCTCACTTTTCCGAAACTGTGAAATGTGATACCTTACTCAATAATATATGTGAATGTTTTAATAGCATGATCCTTGAGGCTAGAGATAAGCCGATTATCACTCTATTGGAGAAGTTAAGGTACTTACTTATGTCGAGGATGCAAGCAAATAGGGATAAAGGTGCCCAGTGGAATGTTGGTGATATTTTCCCTAGGATTAAGGATGTATTGCACAAAAATCAAGCTAAGGCAGCTGAATTTATTCCTAGGAAATCAAATGAGTGGAATTATGAGATAATAGGGGCAAGCATAATGAACAATTGGGCTGTGGATTTACTAAATAGAAAATGCAGTTGTAGGAGATGGGATCTAACAGGAATTCCTTGCAAACATGCCATTGCCGCAATTTGGGCTAAACATGATGACATTAACTCATACGTGGATGATTGTTATAAGGTAGAAACTTATAGAAAAATCTATGCATTTTCTATTCGACCTATGAACGGTCAAGAGATGTGGCCTAAGTCGAAAAACATACCTCCTTTGCCTCCACGGTTGGTAAGACAAAGTACCAAAGGAAAAAAACAAAAGCAGCGGAGAAAAGAACCAGATGAAGTGGGAGCAAGTAGACAAAAAATGAGAAGGAAGCAAAATAAATTGGACTGTAGCTTATGCCACAAACCAGGCCATAATATAAGAACCTGCAGTTTAAATCGTGTGTATCCAGATTCTCATGATGATGAGACAACGCAACAAGGATCGTCATTTCCTATTGTACCTTTTGCTCCTACAAAGCTTACG GTGAGAAGAGGACCTGCTAGCGAAGAACATATGAAAGCAACTCAAGAAAGTGGAGT GAAAATTTTTGCTGCTATAGAAGGATAA